A window of Mastomys coucha isolate ucsf_1 unplaced genomic scaffold, UCSF_Mcou_1 pScaffold1, whole genome shotgun sequence genomic DNA:
CACTGACTGATTCAAcctagcttctttcagcttctgactgaactGCTCTGCTTGCTCTCATCCTAACTttgacaatctgttctaatcttctggctccttctcattctctagcttATAGCTAGCTCTGACTTCACCTGAGTCTAGCCTGTTCTCTCCTTAACCCGTCTCTGGAAACTCTCCCTGTAAGcctgccctttctcctcttctgtctctgcatGCTCTCTCTTAGGTAgactctcttgcctctctgttctcctgagagttgggcatagcCTATTCTGTCAgacctttctctgatttgtctgccactcagttagacatcactttcaaacatggctgcttccttcaacaaactaactttaccttcagtgtttgggattaaaggtgagtactaAGAGTGTGTCTATAAtccagccagagtagccatgttgccaGATTAAAATCCCTCTATAGATACAAGGCCTAAAAAGACCCCAAGACTTCTTCAGATCAGGCAGCCATTTTAAGAAcgaaaaatgaaacagaagcaggaaaTTCAAAACAGTTCCAGGTGTGCTGGAGAGAGGTCAATTAGTAAAgtatttgccttgcaagcattaggacctgagtgtgagccccagcatccatgtttAAACAAAAGTTAGGCATGGTGGCTTGTACTTATAATCCCAAATTTGGGGAAATGTAGACAGGTAGAGATCTTTGAGACCTGCTGGCTAGCCCATCAGTCTAGCCTATCTGGTAAACTTcaagccagagaaaccctgtctcacaagaaCAAGTTTGGGCctacaagatggttcagtgagtaaatggttgccaccaagcctaatgatctgagttccatctctaggacccacatgggGGAACAAGAAAACTACTAAAATTTGTCCTGTGATCTCCACGCACACTCCagggtacacacatacacacacactaaacacaaCTTTTCTGTTCTAAAAAAAGATGGCCAGCACAAAGAATGTGCACTGTTGAGGCCTACCCTTCCAGCATAGCCAAAGCCACTTTGTTCCATGCCTGACCCAGAAAAATAGCTTGACTCAGAGCCACACACCCTATgtgttctgtatgttctgagACTTGATAATCTTAAGAAATTCACAACCATAAGCTCCACTTAGGACCAATCAGAATAAAGGTCAGTTAAAACTGTTCTGTGTAGCTAACCAAAATAGCTTGGATCAGAACCAACCAACAGGCAATGCTTCCTGCACCTGCACATGAGCTCATTGTGggtttttcctttctaagttgaTCCTGAAAAATGTTCCAAGTCATTGCTTTTAGCTCCCAAGTCTGAGCTACAGCCTGGATCGGTCAGTCTTGGGGTATGCACTCAATAAACCAGCCCTGTTTAACTGAGACCAGAGTCTGAGTGGTTTGTGTGGTAATTCCCGAACCCCAATATGTACTTGCACACACAGGACTACCCCGACACACATTTCTTACCAGTTCACTGGCAAGAATTAAAACTCCTGAGAGATAATCTTCAACATCCAGATGAAACCCTTTTTCCCGATCTGgttcaactaaaaataaaaataaaataaaaaaattggaaTAAAGGACAGTAATGATATGAAAGCAATTTAAGACAAagaataaacatacacatacacaaaaatcttTTCAAGCTTGTTAGGGTATTCCCACCCTTCCCCACTCAGAGACTGCTACACTCTTCATGTcactgccaagtctgacaaccgcAGCTCAAAGCTGGGAACTGACTGGCATGATGGAAGGGGAACCAACACCCAAGCTGTCCTGAGCTCCAAGGGAGCATCACACCTTCCATGCACCCACAGAAATTattaaatgtaatgtttttaagTAGACAATGCCTAAGGAGGAACACCCAGAGTTGTCCCTCTggccagacacacacatacacacacacacacacacacacacacacaccccatgaaCACACGCTCAGAGATACAAATAGTCTCTCCCTCACGAAAACCTAACCTAATGTACATGATTCTACAGAGCACAATGTACTTACTGCCAAGAATCTCTGTAACGGCCTCTCGGGTCACCAGGGTCTCTGTTTCCAAATATACCACAAAGGCTGCCAGGAAGACCAGGCGCTGAAGCACAAACCGCCAATGCTCGTGAAACCTGCAGAAAGGGCACAGCAAGTGCCAGGGTAAGAACTGCCACAAGGACACACTCAATATGGCTCATCCCAACAGCCTAAAATAGGGGTTCTCTACAAACAAAATCTTACGGGCAACCCCAATATATAAAACAGACAGAAGCAACTCAGCACTCAAATACATTAAATGGATATGGCATGAATCTGACAAGTTCAGAAGTGTGGAGTATTCACCTATAAGTATAACCAATGAGAAGCacaatccaatttttttttaaagatttatttattattatatataagtacacggtagctgtcttcagacacaccagaagagggcgtcagatctcattatggatggttgtgagccaccatgtggttgctgggatttcaactcaggaccttcagaagagcagtaagtgctcttacccgctgagccatctctccagccccacaatccaatttttaataaaatgaaaattaaaactaaagaCTATGTTTATCAATTTGACTAAAGGTTTTCAATAGtcttaaagacagaaagaagcaacCTAAAGACTACGAATGAGGGCACAGCTGTCAGAGTGTTTAGCTTAGTacatacaaagccctgggttccactcCACAGCataaccaggcttggtggcataaACGGATGTAATGCTAGCACTCAGAGGGTGAGATGTCCAAGACCAGTGTGGTAGTtctgaataggtatggccccagactcatgtttgaatgcttgttgGCCCACAGGGAATGGCAGTATCAGGAGgtagggccttgttggaggaagtgtgtcactgtgggggcaggctttgaggtctcctatgctcaagtgtggctggcacacagtctccttctgctacccatgaatcaagatgtagaattctcaattccttctccagcaccaggtgtGCTCCAATCCACCATGTTTTCTGCcctgatgacaatggactgaacctctgaaactaaaagccaaccaaattaaatgtttcccttctTAAGAACTGTCACTGCCGTAGAGCCAGGCAATGGCTTATCAATGCGATTCTTTgttgttccttctacaaaggttTCTGCCTATGCATAAGTAATTATTCAATacctctatttcttctttctttaaacaaaaacGTAACGTTATAAATGAGCACTGTTTGTCTTACAAACCTGTAATACTGTTCGGCGGGGAACTTGGTCTTCAGGGACGTCAGATGTGTTTTTACAGTACTGAAATGTTCTCGAGCTTTCAAGCACCTCTTTGGAACTGATCATAAAAGATAAcaaaatttaataatgaaaaaccTACCAAACTGCCAATACAGTTCTTGCTTAATAATCTATGGAGTCTATGTGGGCATTAGTTAATCAAGGACCATTATTCCTCAGCTACTTTTCCTATAAGTCCTCAGACATCAAAAATCACTGTTTCTACCTCCCACggtaaaaaaaaagagctttacTGACTATTCTCAGATTGATAAATTCCACATCATTGCATAAATGACTTTTAGAAACTTGTAAGCTGTATATCAGAAAATAACTTCAGCTCTCTTATGTTGGCTGCATCTTACAAAGGAATCCATGTCTAACTTGACATATTAGAATCTCAACAAAGGGCTGACTATAAATACAAGCTTTAGAACGTTTATACCTGGCACTCTATTAcctaacatataaaatattaatattaaaaggcATTCAATCATTAGAAGCAttcattaaaacacaaacactcacatgAGCCAGTTGTAATGAAACTCACTGAAGTCTGAGGATCAGGTGAGAGGAACACAACTCAACGCCAGCCTGGCCAACAAAGCAAGGCTCCTGTTCTCTCtcgttctgtctctctctctctctctctctctctctctctctctctctctctctctctctctctcacacacacacacacacacacacacacacacacacacacaggaacacagctCAACAGCAGCCTGGCCAACAAAGCAAggctcctgttctctctctctctctccctctctccctctctctctctctctcacacacacacacatgcacgcgcccACACACCAATAAACTATCATAGCAAAACATGTCTATTTAaaccacactatacacacatggAAAAGCAACCAAAATATTAAGAATATCATAAACCCTCAAAATGACCAAACCACTATTCTCCAATTTTcactcacaaaaaaagaaaaaaaaagcataatgGACATTCCTCACAATAAATGACAAAGGCATCCTCAGTATGTCCCTTTAATGGAACGTGACTTAGAATGATGTGttagacaaagaagaaaatcctaaaagcaaagcaaaaaactTACTGTCCTGAAACCCAGTGCCCTGATGGACCCCTTGAAGTAGGGTCAAAATCTCTCGAGCGGTTTGTTCTAAACTCTGTACGACTTTTCGTATTTCctagagagaattaaaaataaaaaccaggtaAGGTCAGAGTAATCTTCAACACACATTCCTACAGACATTCTCCCACACCTTTATATTCAGTCCCAACTCTCAGACTTCCACCAGAAGGGATTTTTCAGGTGCGAGCCCAAACTCTTCCAGTAATTTCTTCTTGTCACAACTCAAGGAGCTGCTAAGGAGCTTCATATTCTTCAGGTAGCcatgaaagaaaaatagccaCCTGCTCAAAAACCCAACTGAGACACGATAAAAATGAGTAACTGACAATGTAAATGTTCTGTATAGGACAAAAACTTAAATACAAGTGGTGGCTGATTTTCACTAATTCATTTTACACACATTCTCTGAGCACATTTAGTGACGGGCATTATGCAAACATCAGAGAAGCAAGCAATCCATTCTAGCAATTTAATAAATAGGACaagtaagttgtttttttttaacttctcacGATTTTAGGAGCTAACAGAAAAGCAGTCCTTTACGTTGTAATATCAAGATAAGGACTCTAAGTTTTGCACGTCTAAAATTTCAGCACTGAAAACGCTGAAGGCTACAGGTTCAAGTTCgaggccacccagggctacacatcAAGATCCTGTCTCATGCGCAAAAGGAAAACAGTCAGAGCAGAAAATAAACTAATTCCAGCAAAAGCAGATCATACAACCAAGAGTCCTCAGACAGGGCAATAGCTGGAGAACTAGATGAATAAAAAGTTACATTTGAACATACACAGTAAGTAACAAGTGT
This region includes:
- the Tsn gene encoding translin isoform X1 is translated as MSVSEIFVELQGFLAAEQDIREEIRKVVQSLEQTAREILTLLQGVHQGTGFQDIPKRCLKAREHFSTVKTHLTSLKTKFPAEQYYRFHEHWRFVLQRLVFLAAFVVYLETETLVTREAVTEILGIEPDREKGFHLDVEDYLSGVLILASELSRLSVNSVTAGDYSRPLHISTFINELDSGFRLLNLKNDSLRKRYDGLKYDVKKVEEVVYDLSIRGFNKETAAACGEK
- the Tsn gene encoding translin isoform X2, with the protein product MSVSEIFVELQGFLAAEQDIREEIRKVVQSLEQTAREILTLLQGVHQGTGFQDIPKRCLKAREHFSTVKTHLTSLKTKFPAEQYYRFHEHWRFVLQRLVFLAAFVVYLETETLVTREAVTEILGIQAVCQQCHCWRLLPAPSHLYFHQ